In Janthinobacterium sp. J1-1, a single genomic region encodes these proteins:
- a CDS encoding TonB-dependent siderophore receptor, which produces MQPRNKPVLARMTIALLGAFAGAALPPLSLAQDSLPAVTVTAAKDGAGYVAPTSGSATKTEMALRDVPQTINVVPAAVIRDQHALSIQDIMKNIPGVGLSTGDGQRDQVFIRGFTAIGDQFVDGFRDDALYFRDLSNVERLEVIKGPAAVLYGRGSSGGLVNRVSKKPGIDVSDVALSLTNTAGRRGEIDVGRAGEDVSWRVTGARELADSYREQQFLDRTALAPSVAIRLSAATQLLLQGDYLEDRRLTDFGIPSYQGRPVSVDARTYYGAANARDADFSQSRVVSTSATLTHKFSDTLSLRNGFRYYDYHLDRNNTNISGNVNEVRATMNLGHAKLNRDESGWFNQTELTQKLVTGSVRHEVLYGAEFGTQGKDANSWASTVVATNVAIVHPVLPRVDRTKLGVRSDTFGTYDTAAAYVQDALTFSEEWKALAGLRYDRYGQKSRLVNAAGATTANLQRTDADFSPRAGLVWQPGATQSYYASWSRSFQPSGENFALAANNADLAPESTRNTEVGAKYDLLGGRASATVSLFRLERDNIKTSDPITNRIVPVGTQRTDGLELSFNADLRGGWRMTAGYAWLDATITDSIAVDRSVNTPGATTASAVAVKGKRATLTSRQTANFWLTKDLGGGFTVGGGANAVGSRFANPGNTVVLPGYVTADAMAAYRTGKYEVQLNVNNLGDTRYIVSGHGSSPNLSLPGAPRNVALTLRYSL; this is translated from the coding sequence ATGCAACCGCGCAACAAACCCGTTCTTGCACGCATGACCATCGCCTTGTTGGGCGCATTTGCTGGCGCGGCATTACCACCACTTAGCTTGGCCCAGGACAGCTTGCCGGCCGTCACGGTCACGGCCGCGAAGGATGGCGCCGGCTACGTTGCGCCCACCTCGGGCAGCGCCACCAAGACGGAAATGGCCTTGCGCGACGTGCCGCAGACCATCAATGTGGTGCCGGCCGCCGTGATCCGCGACCAGCACGCGCTGTCGATCCAGGACATCATGAAGAATATTCCGGGCGTCGGGCTGTCCACCGGCGATGGCCAGCGTGACCAGGTCTTCATCCGCGGCTTCACGGCCATCGGCGACCAGTTCGTCGATGGTTTCCGCGACGATGCGCTGTATTTCCGCGACCTGTCGAATGTGGAGCGGCTCGAGGTGATCAAGGGACCGGCGGCCGTGCTGTATGGCCGTGGCTCGTCGGGCGGCCTGGTCAACCGCGTCAGCAAGAAGCCGGGCATTGACGTGAGCGACGTGGCGCTGAGCCTGACCAATACGGCGGGGCGCCGGGGCGAGATCGATGTGGGCCGCGCCGGTGAAGACGTATCGTGGCGAGTGACGGGTGCGCGTGAACTGGCCGACAGCTACCGCGAGCAGCAGTTCCTGGATCGCACGGCGCTGGCGCCATCGGTGGCGATCCGCCTGTCCGCCGCCACGCAACTGCTGCTGCAGGGCGACTACCTGGAAGACCGCCGCCTGACCGATTTCGGCATTCCTTCCTACCAGGGCCGTCCGGTCAGCGTCGATGCCCGCACCTATTATGGCGCGGCCAATGCGCGCGATGCCGATTTCAGCCAGTCTCGCGTGGTATCGACTTCCGCCACCCTGACGCACAAGTTCAGCGACACGCTGTCGCTGCGCAATGGCTTCCGTTACTACGATTACCACCTCGACCGCAACAACACGAATATCTCGGGCAACGTCAATGAGGTGCGCGCCACCATGAACCTCGGGCATGCCAAGCTCAACCGAGACGAAAGCGGCTGGTTCAACCAGACCGAGCTGACGCAAAAGCTGGTCACGGGCAGTGTCCGCCATGAAGTGCTGTACGGCGCGGAATTCGGTACGCAGGGCAAGGATGCCAACAGCTGGGCATCGACCGTGGTGGCGACCAATGTGGCTATTGTCCACCCCGTGCTGCCGCGCGTCGATCGCACCAAACTGGGCGTGCGCAGCGACACCTTCGGTACCTATGACACGGCCGCCGCCTATGTGCAGGATGCGCTGACCTTCAGCGAAGAATGGAAGGCGCTGGCCGGCCTGCGCTACGACCGCTACGGGCAGAAGTCGCGCCTGGTCAATGCGGCCGGCGCCACCACAGCGAATTTGCAGCGCACCGATGCCGACTTCAGTCCGCGCGCCGGCCTGGTCTGGCAGCCGGGCGCCACGCAATCCTATTACGCCTCGTGGAGCCGCTCGTTCCAGCCCAGCGGCGAAAATTTCGCGCTGGCCGCCAACAATGCCGACCTGGCGCCCGAGTCGACGCGCAACACGGAAGTGGGCGCCAAATATGACTTGCTGGGCGGCCGCGCCAGCGCCACGGTGTCCTTGTTCCGTCTCGAGCGCGACAATATCAAGACCAGCGATCCCATCACCAATCGCATCGTGCCGGTCGGCACGCAGCGCACGGATGGCCTGGAACTGAGCTTCAATGCCGACCTGCGCGGTGGTTGGCGCATGACGGCCGGCTATGCCTGGTTGGACGCCACCATCACCGATTCCATCGCCGTCGACCGCAGCGTCAATACGCCGGGCGCCACCACCGCCAGTGCGGTCGCCGTCAAGGGCAAGCGCGCCACCCTGACGTCGCGCCAGACAGCCAATTTCTGGCTCACCAAGGATCTCGGTGGCGGCTTCACGGTGGGCGGCGGCGCCAATGCCGTCGGCAGCCGCTTTGCCAATCCGGGCAACACGGTGGTCTTGCCTGGCTATGTAACGGCCGACGCCATGGCGGCTTACCGTACCGGCAAGTATGAAGTGCAGCTGAACGTCAATAATCTGGGCGACACGCGCTACATCGTTTCAGGTCATGGCAGCAGTCCGAACCTGAGCTTGCCGGGCGCGCCGCGCAATGTGGCGCTGACCTTGCGCTACAGCTTGTAG
- a CDS encoding LysR family transcriptional regulator: MDSTDLAFFAAVAHGGSVTRAAARLGTVPSNVTQRIQRLEQQLGVPLFYRHGRGMTLSGAGERLLPYAAAIAHTLAEAGKAMQAGAEPAGPLLIGAMETTAALRLPDMLVCYAVDFPEVDLTLRTGTSQQMRDAVLARSLDAALVAATVIDLAAQPELLAEPVGVEELVLVTAPWVSVFGPASIWSNLQDTKLIVFRDGCSYRELLESVMRRRGTARLRVMELGSLDAILGCVRAGIGISLLPRALVEPLLLDNSLAMHVVPDGAGTVETLCVRRRDGFVSAALAAFLQRVRQQFDHSVLVTPALPLAESPLA; this comes from the coding sequence ATGGATTCCACCGACCTTGCATTTTTCGCCGCCGTGGCGCACGGCGGCAGCGTCACGCGCGCCGCCGCCCGGCTGGGCACGGTGCCGTCGAACGTCACCCAGCGCATCCAGCGGCTGGAGCAGCAACTGGGCGTGCCGCTGTTCTACCGCCACGGACGCGGCATGACACTGAGCGGTGCCGGTGAACGCCTGCTGCCGTATGCCGCGGCCATCGCGCACACCCTGGCCGAGGCGGGCAAGGCGATGCAGGCGGGAGCCGAGCCGGCCGGGCCGCTGCTGATCGGCGCGATGGAAACCACGGCCGCGCTGCGCCTGCCCGACATGCTGGTGTGCTACGCCGTGGATTTTCCCGAGGTCGACCTGACGTTGCGCACCGGGACCTCGCAGCAGATGCGCGACGCCGTACTGGCGCGCAGCCTGGATGCGGCGCTGGTGGCCGCCACCGTGATCGACCTGGCCGCCCAGCCCGAACTGCTGGCGGAACCGGTCGGCGTGGAAGAGCTGGTGCTGGTGACGGCACCGTGGGTCAGCGTGTTCGGTCCGGCCAGTATCTGGAGCAATCTGCAGGACACCAAGCTGATCGTGTTTCGCGACGGCTGCTCCTACCGCGAACTGCTCGAATCCGTGATGCGGCGCCGTGGCACGGCCCGCTTGCGCGTGATGGAACTCGGTTCGCTCGACGCCATCCTCGGTTGCGTGCGCGCCGGCATCGGCATCAGCCTGCTGCCGCGCGCGCTGGTCGAACCCTTGCTGCTGGATAACAGCCTGGCCATGCATGTGGTGCCCGATGGCGCGGGCACGGTGGAAACCTTGTGCGTGCGCCGCCGCGACGGTTTCGTGTCGGCCGCGCTGGCGGCGTTCCTGCAGCGCGTGCGCCAGCAGTTCGACCATTCGGTATTGGTGACGCCAGCGTTGCCGCTGGCAGAAAGCCCGCTGGCATAG
- a CDS encoding nitronate monooxygenase has product MTNTLPDQRITSLLGVALPVIQAPMVAAAMHEVVIAVAQAGGLGSLACAGLDAQQIRAEMQAIRAATDKPVNLNFFCHVQPEVDAAREAAWRAHLAPYYGELAIDPALPIPTSVRHPFGEEMCALVEELRPGVVSFHFGLPAPALLARVKASGAVILSSATTVAEAVWLEHHGCDAIIAQGWEAGGHRGMFLTDDIDAQVGTFALVPQIADAVRLPVIAAGGIADARGVRAALALGASAVQVGTAYLLCPEARTSAIHRAALAQARDDQTRLTNVFTGRPARGIANRLVTERGPMSSLAPAFPLAGGASLLLKQKAEAQGNGDFSLLWSGQAVRLAPILPAGGLTLQLAAAAGFIA; this is encoded by the coding sequence ATGACGAACACTCTTCCTGACCAACGCATCACCAGTTTGCTGGGGGTGGCACTGCCCGTGATCCAGGCGCCGATGGTGGCGGCCGCCATGCATGAGGTCGTCATCGCCGTGGCGCAGGCGGGCGGCCTCGGCTCGCTCGCCTGCGCCGGACTCGACGCGCAGCAGATCCGCGCCGAGATGCAGGCGATTCGCGCCGCGACCGACAAGCCCGTCAACCTGAACTTCTTTTGCCACGTGCAGCCTGAAGTGGACGCCGCACGCGAAGCGGCCTGGCGCGCGCACCTGGCGCCCTATTATGGCGAGCTGGCCATCGATCCGGCGCTGCCCATCCCCACCTCGGTGCGACATCCGTTTGGCGAGGAAATGTGCGCGCTGGTGGAAGAGCTGCGCCCCGGCGTGGTCAGCTTTCACTTCGGCCTGCCGGCGCCCGCACTGCTGGCGCGGGTCAAGGCGAGCGGCGCGGTGATCCTGTCGTCGGCCACCACCGTGGCGGAAGCCGTATGGCTGGAGCACCACGGTTGCGACGCCATCATCGCCCAGGGCTGGGAAGCGGGTGGCCACCGCGGCATGTTTTTGACAGACGATATCGATGCGCAAGTCGGCACCTTCGCCCTGGTGCCGCAGATTGCCGACGCCGTCAGGCTGCCCGTGATCGCGGCCGGCGGCATTGCGGACGCGCGTGGCGTGCGTGCGGCGCTGGCGCTGGGAGCCTCGGCGGTGCAGGTGGGCACGGCTTATCTGCTGTGTCCGGAAGCGCGCACCTCGGCCATCCATCGCGCCGCGCTGGCGCAGGCGCGCGACGACCAGACGCGGCTCACCAATGTGTTTACGGGGCGGCCCGCGCGTGGGATCGCCAACCGGCTGGTGACGGAGAGGGGGCCGATGAGTTCGCTGGCGCCGGCCTTTCCGCTGGCCGGCGGCGCCTCGTTGCTGCTCAAGCAAAAGGCCGAGGCGCAGGGCAATGGCGACTTCAGCCTGCTGTGGTCGGGCCAGGCGGTGCGTCTGGCGCCCATCTTGCCGGCCGGCGGATTGACCTTGCAACTGGCGGCGGCGGCGGGGTTTATTGCTTAA